Below is a window of Micromonospora chersina DNA.
CGGCACGCTGACCTACCAGATGATGTACGAGCTGCGTGACATCGGTTTCTCCACCTGCGTCGGCATCGGCGGTGACCCGATCATCGGGACCACCCACATCGACGCGCTGGCCGCCTTCGAGGCGGACCCGGAGACCGACGCGATCGTCATGATCGGTGAGATCGGTGGCGACGCCGAGGAGCGGGCGGCCGAGTTCATCAAGGCCAACGTCACCAAGCCGGTGGTCGGCTACATCGCCGGCTTCACCGCCCCGCCCGGCAAGACCATGGGCCACGCCGGCGCGATCATCTCCGGCTCGGCGGGCACCGCCGACGCCAAGAAGGCGGCGCTGGAGGCGGTCGGCGTGAAGGTCGGCAAGACCCCGACCGAGACCGCCAAGCTGATGCGGGAGATCATGTCCGGCCGCTGAGCGGTCCCGTGACGTGCCGAGGGGGTCGACCGGGTCCGGTCGGCCCCCTCACGCTTCCTACCGGTACCAGTAGGGGGAGTAGTAGTTGCCCCGGGACCGGATGATGGCGCTGGCGATGAGGTTGATGACGCCGAACGCGATGGCCAGCCAGCCGAGCAGCGGGGACCTGCCGAAGCGCTTCGCGTCCCGGATCGACAGGTAGCCGAAGACGATGCCGAGGATGCCGCAGCAGAGCAGGCCGGTGACGATCCCCAGGATGCCCCAGAGCGTGGTCCGGTCCCGGCCGGCGGCCGGTGGCGGCGGGGGCGGCGGATACGGAGCGTTCACGGCTTCCTCCGAGCGGTCGGTGCCGCGACAGGAAAGGTCGCGTCCTGGGCCGAGGCTAAACCGGATCGGGGCCCCCGAGCCGGTGGATCAGGGAACTCGCCGCCGTCCCGAGGCGGTATCGGACTGCCGTCGCCCGCGCGGCATGCCAGAGTAGAGCCGATGTCACGCGTCACCCCTGACCAGCCCCGCCGCCCCGCCGCCGAAGTCGCCGCCGGAGCCCGGCCGACCGGCCCTGCCGGGCCGGCGCCGCGGGTGCCCGCGCCCCGGTCGGGGGAGCCCCCGCGCGGCCGGGCCCCGCTGCCCGTCGCCGCCGGGGTCGCGGCCCTCTGGGCCGCCGTGACGTCCTGGTTGCCGGTCACCCTGGTGCTCGGCCTGGCCCAGCTCAGCGAGGACGCCGGCTCGCTGACCGGCGCGCTCCGCGCCGGCCTGGTCGGCTGGCTGCTCGGCCACGGCGTGCCGCTGGAGACCACCGCCGGGCCGCTCGGCCTGGCGCCGCTCGCCCTGACCGCCCTCGCCGTCTGGCGGCTCACCCGCGCCGGGGTGCACGTCAGCCGGGCCATCGGCGCCCGGGGCGGTCGCTCGCCCCGGCAGGCGCTCACCGTCGCGGTCGGGGTCGGGGTCGGGTACGCGCTGCTCGGCGCTCTCGCCGCGATCGTGGTCGGCGCGGGCGGGCCGCGCGTGTCCCCGGTCCGGGCCGGGCTGACCTTCGCGGTCCTCGGCGGGCTCGCCGCCCTGGCCGGCGCGCTGCGGACCACCGGCGTCTGGGTGCTGCTGGCCCGCCGCTCCCCGGCGGCGCTGCGCGACGGGCTGCGCACCGGGCTGGTCGCCGGCCTGCTGCTGCTCGGCGCGGGCGCCGGGGCCGCCGGGCTGGCCGTGGCGACCGGGGGCGGCGACGCGGCCGACATGATCGGCGCGTACCGGACGGGGGTGGCCGGTCAGGCGGGCATCACCCTGGTCAGCCTCGCGTACGCGCCGAACGCCACCGTCTGGTCGGCCAGTTACCTGCTCGGGCCCGGGTTCGCCGTCGGCACCGACACCGCCGTGCGGACCAGCGAGGTCTCCGTGGGCGCGCTGCCGGCCGTACCGTTGCTGGCCGGGCTGCCGCGTGGCCCGGTGGACGGGCTGGGCGCCGGGCTGCTCGCGGTGCCGGTGCTGGCCGCCATGGCGGCCGGCTGGCTGCTGGCCCGCCGGCTGCTGCGGGTCGCGGCCGAGGAACGCGCGCCGGTCGGGTGGTCGGCGCTGCTGGTCCCGGCGGCGCTCGCCGGCCCGGTCGCCGGTGCGCTGCTCGGCCTGGCCGCGGTGGCCTCCGGTGGTCCGCTGGGCGCCGGCCGGCTCGCCGAGATCGGCCCGTCGCCCTGGCCGGTGGCGGGCGTGGCCACCCTGGTGGTCGCTATCGGCGCGGTCCTCGGCGCCGCCGCCGGCCGCACCCTGAGCGGCGCACCCACCGCGCCCCGCCCGACGGCCCCGCCGCCCCGCCGCCCCGAGCGCTGACCGGCGCCGGAGACGGCGGAGGGGGCGCCGGCGGTGCCGGACGCCCCCTCGTGGGAGCCGGTTCAGGAACCGAGGTTGCTCAGGTTGATCGCGGCGCCGGCGATGGCGTTGATGATGCCGATGACCACACCGATGCCACCGCAGATGAGGGCGGCCTTGGCCTGGCCGGCGTTGTTCGCCTCGCCCGCCTGGACCTTCTTCTGGCCCATGACGCCGAGCACGATGCCGGCGACGCCGGCCGGGATGCCGATCAGCGGGCAGCAGAGGCCGAGCACGATCGAGGCGATACCGGCGATCATGCCGATCAGCCCGAGCGTGTTGTTCTGGCCGCCGCCGGTCGGGTAGCCGGCCGCCGGGTACTGGGGCGCCGCGCCGTACGGCTGCTGCTGCGCGTACGGGTCCTGGCCGTAGGGCTGGCCCGAGGTCGGCTGGCCGTACGGCTGGCCCGAGGTCGGCTGGCCGTACGGCTGGCCCGAGGTCGGCTGGCCGTACGGCTGGCCCGAGGTGGGCTGCTGGCCGTACTGCGGGGGCTGCGCGTACGGGTCCTGCCCGTACGGCTGGCCCGAGGTGGGCTGCTGGCCGTACTGGGGCGCCTGCGGGGGCTGGGCGTACGGGTCGTACTGCGGGGAGGTCGGGTCCTGGTTCGGCTGCTGGCCGTGCGGGTCCTGACCGGGGTAACCGGGCTGCATGTGGGGAGCGCTCCTCAAACTGGGGGTCGACGGTCCATGGTCGGTTGTGTGCCGCTCATCATTCCGCCCGGACACCGGGACGCCCGCGGCACACGGGCCCGGGACCAAGGTCACGATGCCGACGCCGGGCCGGGCGTGAGCACGGCACCGGGCGACGGCAGCGTATCGTGCCGACGCCACGAGGGAGATCACCCGAGGCGCGGCCGCCCGAGCGTCGGACACGCCAGCAGGCCCGATAGGGTTGCCGCGTGACCGAGCCCGCGTCCGTCGCCCGCCTCGTCGTCCTCGTCTCCGGCTCCGGCAGCAACCTCCAGGCCCTGCTGGATGCCGCCACCGACCCCGCGTACGGGGCCCGGGTGGTGGCCGTGGGCGCCGACCGCGACGGGATCGCCGGCCTGGACCGGGCCGCCGCGGCCGGCGTACCGGCCTTCGTGGAGCGGCTGAAGGACCACCCGACCCGCGAGGACTGGGACAGGGCGCTCACCGCCCGGGTCGCCGAGCACCGGCCGGACCTGGTGATCAGCGCCGGCTTCCTCAAGCTCGTCGGCCCGCACTTCCTGGCCGCGTTCGGCGACCGCTACCTGAACACGCACAACACCCTGCTGCCGGCGTTCCCCGGCATCCACGGTCCACGGGACGCGCTGGCGTACGGCGTGAAGGTCACCGGGGCCACCCTGTTCTTCGTCGACGCCGGGATGGACACCGGCCCGATCGTCGCCCAGGTCGCCGTGCCGGTGCTGGACGACGACGACGAGGAGACGCTCACCGAGCGCATCAAGTCCGCCGAGCGGCGCCAGCTCGTCGAGCAGGTCGGTCGGCTGGTCCGTGAAGGTTGGACGATCACCGGTAGAAAGGTCACCATTCCGTGAGTTCCACTGAGGACGTCCGGCGCCCGATCAAGCGGGCGCTGGTCAGCGTCTACGACAAGACCGGCCTGGTCGAGCTGGCCCGCGCCCTGCACGAGGCCGGGGTGGAGATCGTCTCGACGGGCAGCACCGCGTCGACGATCTCCGGCGCGGGCGTGCCGGTGACGCCGGTCGAGCAGGTGACCGGTTTCCCGGAGATCCTCGACGGCCGGGTCAAGACCCTGCACCCGAAGATCCACGGCGGACTCCTCGCCGACCTGCGCAAGGACGCGCACGCCGCCCAGCTCGACGAGCACGGCATCGCGGGCATCGACCTGCTGGTCTCCAACCTCTACCCGTTCCAGGCGACTGTCGCCTCCGGCGCGAGCCAGGACGAGTGCGTCGAGCAGATCGACATCGGCGGTCCGGCCATGGTCCGGGCCGCGGCCAAGAACCACGCCTCGGTGGCAGTCGTGACCGACCCGGCGGCGTACCCGGCGCTGCGGGACGCGCTCGCCGAGGGCGGCTTCACCCTGGCCCAGCGGCGGGCCCTCGCGGCCCGCGCGTTCGCCGACATCGCCGACTACGACGTGGCCGTCGCCGAGTGGTTCGCCCGCGAGCTGGCCCCGGCCGGCGACGGCTGGCCCGCGTTCGCCGGGCTGGCGCTGCGCCGCCAGGCGGTGCTGCGCTACGGCGAGAACCCGCACCAGGCGGCCGCGCTCTACGCCGACCCGGCCAGCCCCGCCGGCCTGGCCCAGGCCGAGCAGCTGCACGGCAAGGAGATGTCCTACAACAACTACGTCGACGCCGACGCCGCCTGGCGGGCCGCGAACGACTTCCCCGAGCAGCCGGCCGTGGCGATCATCAAGCACGCCAACCCGTGCGGCATCGCGGTCGGGGCCGACGTTGCCGAGGCGCACCGCCGGGCGCACGCCTGCGACCCGGTGTCCGCGTACGGCGGGGTGATCGCGGTCAACCGGCCGGTCTCGGTCGAGCTGGCCCGCCAGGTCGCGGAGATCTTCACCGAGGTGCTGGTGGCGCCCGGCTTCGACGAGGGCGCCCTGGAGATCCTCCGGGGGAAGAAGAACATCCGGCTGCTGCGGGCTCCCGCGTTCGACCCGCTGCCCGCCGAGTGGCGGCAGGTCACCGGCGGTGTGCTGGTGCAGCTGCGGGACCGCATCGACGCCCCGGGCGACGACCCGGCGAACTGGACGCTGGCCACCGGCGACGCGGCCGACGAGGCCACCCTGCGCGACCTGGCGTTCGCCTGGCGGGCGGTCCGCGCGGTGAAGAGCAACGCGATCCTGCTGGCCCGCGAGGGCGCGACCGTCGGCGTGGGGATGGGCCAGGTCAACCGGGTCGACTCGGCGCAGCTGGCGGTGAGCCGGGCCGGCGCCGAGCGCGCCCGCGGCTCGGTCTGCGCCTCGGACGCGTTCTTCCCGTTCGCCGACGGCCCGAAGATCCTCATCGAGGCCGGCGTCCGGGCCATCGTCCAGCCGGGCGGCTCGATCCGCGACGAGGAGACCATCGCCGCCTGCAAGGAGGCCGGAGTGACCATGTACCTCACCGGCACCCGGCACTTCTTCCACTGACCCGCGATCCGGGACGGGGGCGCGGTTGATCGGCCGCGCCCCTGTTTCATGTGTTGTCCGCCCCGGTTCCGACGATGTCACGAGTGGACGGCTGACCAGCCGAAAGGACGAGGGTCGACCGTTGCCGGGTTGTGAAAGTTGTTGCTAGCGTTGTCCCGCAGCAAGCGATCGACCCCTCCCGTTCTCTGCTCGATCCGCTCCCGCCCCGCGGCCGCCGCGCCGCCCGCTCGAGCGCCCTCCCGCCTCGGACAGGTTTGCCCATGCGCGCATTCGACCGGTTGAGCACCGTCGTGGCCGCGTTGGCGTTCGTCCTGGCGGGCCTGGGCGCGCCCGCCTGCCCGGAGAGCCACCGGCCCGGCGCGGTGGTCACCGCCGCGCACCTGTCGATCCACCACGTCGGCCACGCCGTCCTTCCACCGGACGGACAGGCCGTCGACACGGATGTCACTCCGCCGGACCGTCCCGCCCCCGCCGGCGACCCCCTTGCCGCCGGCGCGCCCCGCACGCCCGGCCACGCCCCGACGGAGCTGTGGACGGAGTTCTCGGGCGGGCCCTGCGGTGACCACCGCGCCGGCGTCACCGCCGGCGACGGACCCGACGACGTCGTTCCGGCCGCGCCCCCGCGGGTCGCCGGCACGCGGGAGCGGGTGGCCGTCGCGATCCACCGCCCCGAGCCGGCCCACCCGTTGCCGCCGCGCGGCACCCTGGCCACCCGCGGCCCACCGGCCTCCGCCTGACCCTGCCCGCGTCGCCCGCCGTACGGGACCCGAGGTCCGTCCGGGTGTTCCGCCGCGCGGGGTCCCGCTCGGACGGTTGTCCGTCCGCCCACCGGTAGGCGCCGTCGCGCCACCCGTCCCTGGTCTTCCGTCCCGGGCCGCCGGCCCGGTACCCCCTCGAATCCGGGAGGATTCACATGTCCACACTCCGCTGGCGCAAGCCGGCGACAATCGCGGGCGCGCTGGTGCTGACCGTCGCGCTCGGTGGCGTCGTCGCCACCAACCACGAGGTGCAGGAGAAGCTCGGCCTGGCCGAGGAACCCGGCGCCAACATGCCCTGGCACCCCAGGGAGTTCATGGAGATGGCGGCCGGCGAGTCGTCGGAGGAGGCCGGCGAGGAGGCCTTCGAGGCCCGCACCATCGCCGAGCAGTTCGCCCAGGCCCGCTACGCGCCGGGCATCGTCGCACCGGGGGCGTACGCCAACGCGTTGAGCCAGCTCAACGCGCTGCCGGCGACCAAGGGCACCTGGCGCGAGGTCACGAAGATCAAGTACGACGGCGACGACCCGCGCTACCGCGACTACGCGTCCAACTCCTCGGGCGGCGCCGGCCTGGTCACCGGCCGGATGACGGGCCTCGCCGCGGACAACAACGGGTTCGTGTACGCGGCCGGCGCCGACGGTGGCGTGTGGCGTTCCTCGACCGGCGGCGGGAGCTGGACGCCGATCGCGGACGCGCTGCCCACCCTGTCCAGCGGTGACGTCGTGCTCGCCGCGGACGGGTCGCTCTGGTACGCCACCGGTGAGGGGAACACGGGCGCCACCTCGTTCGTGGGCGCCGGCGTCTACCGGCTGGCCGACCCGCGGACCGGCGCCTTCAAGGCAACCGACCGGGTCGGCGGGTCCGAGTTGGAGAGCACGGTCATCAACAAGCTGCGCTTCTTCGACGGCAAGGTCTGGGCGGCCACCAACCGGGGCCTGTTCTCGCACGCGATGAGCAGCGGGTCCGGGTCCTGGAAGCTGGAGTTCGCGCCGAACCCGAGCTACCTGCCGGGCGGCGCCAACGCCGGTGAGGCGAACGCGGCGTACAAGAACATCGTCAACGACGTGGCGGGGGACCCCCGCAACGCGAAGCACGTGGTGGTGGCCTCGGCGTGGCGCTCGGGCGACACGTACAACGGCTTCTACGAGACCGCCGACTACACCGCCGGTGGCTGGGCCAAGGTCAACCCGACCGGTTCCATCCCGGCCGACGACATCGGGTACGTGACCTTCGCGTTCTCCGCCGACGGCGGCAAGCTGTACGCGATCAACCAGTCGCCGAAGCTGCTCAACAAGCCCGCCGGCAACGTGAACAGCTACCTGGACGGCATCTACGTCTCCAACAACGGCAACCCCGCCGGCCCGTGGAGCAAGATCGCCGACTCGTCGAAGCTGGGGAACTCCGGCTCGGCCCTCAAGCAGACGGTGATCGGCAAGGGCTACGGCCCGGGCATCCAGGCCTGGTACAACCAGTTCCTCACGGTGGACCCGGCCGACCCGAACCACGTCTGGGCCGGCCTGGAGGAGGTCTACGAGTCGTACGACGCGGGCGCCAACTGGAAGACCGTGGGTCCGTACTGGAACTTCGGTTTCGCCTGCTGGAACATCTACGACGCGCAGAACAAGTGCAGCAAGACCACCCACTCCGACCAGCACTCGGTGGCGGTCGGCAACGGGTTCGTCTACGTCGGCAACGACGGTGGCGTCTACCGCCGGCCGGTGCACGGCAAGACCGACAAGGACGGGCACGCCACCGACTGGCAGAGCCTCAACGACGGGACCATCGACGCGCTCCAGTACTACTCGGTGGCGCTGGGCCGGGACCCGGCGAAGGCCGGCACCATCGTCTCCGGCGGTCTCCAGGACAACGGCACCTCGATCCTGCGCCCCGGCGACACCGTGATGGGCTCGCACTTCGGCGGTGACGGCGGCGACTCCCAGGCCGACCCGGCGAACGGCTGCCGGCAGGTCCAGGAGTACACCAACCTGGCCATGCGGGTGACCGAGAACTGCAACGCCAACCCCGGCCCGGGCACCGCGGAGACCTCCACCTCGCGGGACATCCAGCCGTACACCTCGTCGCCGGGCGACGAGCCGGCCCGGTTCATCGCGCCGTTCGCGCCGGACGACCACGACGCCAACGTCTGGGTCGCCGGCGGCCAGCACGTGTGGGTCAACACCAAGGGCTACTCGATCAAGGACGGCAAGGGTTGGACCAACGTGTTCAACCTGGGCGCCGGCCACACGGCCACCTCGGTGGCGGTGTCCGGCGGGACGGCGTACGTCGGCTGGTGCGGCCCGTGCAACAACGCCGGGTTCGCCCGGGGCCTCGCCGTCGGCAAGGTCACCGACCCGTCGAGCTGGCACCAGGTCACCCTGCCGGGTGACTTCCCCAACCGGTTCCTCCAGGGCGTCGGGATCGACCCGGCGAACCCGTCGCACGCCTTCGTCGCGGTGAACGGCTTCTCCCGCCGGTTCACCGAGGGTCCGGGCGCCGGCTACGGCCACGTCTTCGAGACCACCGACGCGGGCGCGACCTGGAAGGACGTGTCGGCGAATCTGCCGGACGTGCCGGCCAGCTCGATCAAGGAACTGTCCACCGGCGCGCTGGTGCTCGCCACCGACCTCGCCACGTTCTACCGCGCGCCCGGCGCCACCGACTGGCAGCGGCTCGGCGCCGGCCTGCCGCTGACCGTCGGCATGGACGTCGAGTACAACGCGGCCGACAACTCGATCTACGTCGCGACCCACGGCCGCGGCATCTGGGCGTTCGGTCTCGCCCAGCTCTGACCGGCCACCTGTGCGGAGGCCCCGTCCCCCCTTCCTCCGGGGGACGGGGCCTCCGTCGTGCCGGGGCTCAGGCGCCGGGGCGTACCTCGGCGAAGTGGCAGGCCGACGGGTGCGGGTCCGCCGCGCGGCGCACCGTGTGCGGCTCCTGGGTGGCGCACACCTCCTGGGCCTTCCAGCAGCGGGTGCGGAACCGGCAGCCCGAGGGCGGGTCGGCCGGGCTGGGCACGTCGCCGGTCAGCCGGATGATGTTGCGGTCCTCGCGGGCGTCCGGGTCGGGCACCGGCACCGCGGAGAGCAGCGCCTGGGTGTACGGGTGGGTGGCCCGCTCGTAGATCTCCTCCTCGGTGCCGATCTCCACGATCTTGCCGAGGTACATGACGGCGACCCGGTCCGAGATGTGCCGGACCACCGACAGGTCGTGCGCGATGAAGATGTACGACAGCCCGAACTCGTCCTGGAGCTGCTCCAACAGGTTGATGACCTGGGCCTGGATGGAGACGTCCAGGGCGGAGACCGGCTCGTCGCAGACGATCACCTCGGGGCGCAGGGCCAGCGCCCGGGCGATGCCGATGCGCTGCCGCTGGCCGCCGGAGAACTGGTGCGGGTAGCGGTTGACGTGCTCGGGGTTGAGCCCGACCACGTCCAGCAACTCCTGCACCCGCTGCCGCTTGCTGCCCTTCGGCGCCGCGTCCGGGTGGATCTCGAACGGCTCGCCGATGATGTCGCCGACAGTCATCCGCGGGTTCAGCGAGGTGTACGGGTCCTGCATCACCATCTGCATGTTGCGGCGCAGCCGGCGCAGCTCCGACCCGGACGCCTTGAACAGGTCCCGACCCTCCAGGGTGGCCCGGCCGGAGGTGGGCGTCTCCAGCCGCATGAGCAGCCGGGCCAGTGTCGACTTGCCGCAGCCGGACTCGCCGACCACGCCGAGCGTCTCGCCGCGGCGCAGCTCGAAGCTGACCCCGTCGACCGCCTTGACGGCGCCGATCTGCTTCTGGAACAGCACGCCCCGGCTGATCGGGAAGTGCTTGACCAGGTTGTCGACCGAGAGGATCGTCTCGCCGCGCACCTTCGTCGGGCTAGCGGGCGCTGTCATCACGGACCTCCTGCGCGAAGTGGCACGCGCTGGTCCGGCCGTCGCCGAGGACCAGGTCGTGCGGCACCACGTCCACGCAGACCTGCTGCACGTACGGGCACCGGGGGTGGAACGGACAGCCGGAGGGGATCCGCATGAGGTTGGGCGGCAGCCCCTTGATCGTCGACAGCGCCTGGCCGCGGACATCCAGGCGTGGGATCGACTCCAGCAGCCCCTTGGTGTACGGGTGGGCCGGCGCCCGGTACAGCGAGCGCACGTGGGCGTGCTCGACGATCCGGCCGGCGTACATGACGGCGATCCGGTCCGCGACGCCGGCGACCACGCCGAGGTCGTGGGTGATCAGGATCATCGCCATGTTCAGGTCGCGGCGCAGGTCGGCCAGCAGGTCCATGATCTGGGCCTGCACGGTGACGTCGAGCGCCGTGGTGGGCTCGTCGGCGATCAGCACCTTCGGGTCCAGGGCCAGGGCCATGGCGATCATGACGCGCTGCCGCATGCCGCCGGAGAACTGGTGCGGGTAGTCGCCGAGCCGCTTCACCGCGGCCGGGATCTTCACGAGGTCCATCAGCTCGACGGCCCGCCGGCGGGCGTCGGCGCGGGACATCCCCTCGCGCTGGCGCAGTGTCTCGCCGATCTGCCAGCCGACCGGGAAGACCGGGTTCAGCGCGGAGAGCGCGTCCTGGAAGATCATGGCGATCTCCTTGCCGCGCACCTGCCGGCGCTGCTCCTCGGACTGGGTCAGCAGGTCCCGACCCTGGTAGAGGATCTGGCCGGAGGTGACGTGCGCCGGGGGAGTGTCCAGGATCCCCATGATCGTCTGGGCGGTCACGGACTTGCCGGAGCCGGACTCGCCGAGCACCGCCAGGGTCTCGCCCGCGTCGAGGTGGTACGTCACCCCGTTGATCACCTTGGCCACGCCCTCGCGGGTGCGGAACTCGACGTGCAGGTCCCGTACCTCGAGCAGGTGGCCGCCGGGCGGGGTGGGGGAGGCCGGCGTGGGCCGGACCGCGGACTGGGTCATGAGGTCACCGCAGCTTCGGGTCGAAGGCGTCGCGGATCGCGTCGCCCAGCATGATGAAGGCGAGCACGGTCAGCGCGAGGAAGGCCGAGGGGACGATCAGCGGGGTCGCCGCCTCCCGCATGTGGATGCGGCCCGTGTCGATGTCCTGGCCCCAGGAGATGGTCGGGGCCTTCAGGCCGATGCCGAGGAAACTCAGCGTCGCCTCGGCCGCGATGAACGAGCCGAGCGCGATGGTGAGCACCACGATCGCCGGGGCGAGCGCGTTCGGCAGGATGTGCCGCCACATGATCCGGCCGTTGCGGGCGCCGAGCATCCGGGCCGCGGAGACGTAGTCCTGCTCCTTGGCGGTGATCACCGAGGAGCGGATCACCCGGGCCGCGGTGGTCCAGCCGAGCACCGCCAGCA
It encodes the following:
- a CDS encoding DUF6350 family protein — its product is MSRVTPDQPRRPAAEVAAGARPTGPAGPAPRVPAPRSGEPPRGRAPLPVAAGVAALWAAVTSWLPVTLVLGLAQLSEDAGSLTGALRAGLVGWLLGHGVPLETTAGPLGLAPLALTALAVWRLTRAGVHVSRAIGARGGRSPRQALTVAVGVGVGYALLGALAAIVVGAGGPRVSPVRAGLTFAVLGGLAALAGALRTTGVWVLLARRSPAALRDGLRTGLVAGLLLLGAGAGAAGLAVATGGGDAADMIGAYRTGVAGQAGITLVSLAYAPNATVWSASYLLGPGFAVGTDTAVRTSEVSVGALPAVPLLAGLPRGPVDGLGAGLLAVPVLAAMAAGWLLARRLLRVAAEERAPVGWSALLVPAALAGPVAGALLGLAAVASGGPLGAGRLAEIGPSPWPVAGVATLVVAIGAVLGAAAGRTLSGAPTAPRPTAPPPRRPER
- the purN gene encoding phosphoribosylglycinamide formyltransferase, whose amino-acid sequence is MTEPASVARLVVLVSGSGSNLQALLDAATDPAYGARVVAVGADRDGIAGLDRAAAAGVPAFVERLKDHPTREDWDRALTARVAEHRPDLVISAGFLKLVGPHFLAAFGDRYLNTHNTLLPAFPGIHGPRDALAYGVKVTGATLFFVDAGMDTGPIVAQVAVPVLDDDDEETLTERIKSAERRQLVEQVGRLVREGWTITGRKVTIP
- a CDS encoding ABC transporter ATP-binding protein — translated: MTQSAVRPTPASPTPPGGHLLEVRDLHVEFRTREGVAKVINGVTYHLDAGETLAVLGESGSGKSVTAQTIMGILDTPPAHVTSGQILYQGRDLLTQSEEQRRQVRGKEIAMIFQDALSALNPVFPVGWQIGETLRQREGMSRADARRRAVELMDLVKIPAAVKRLGDYPHQFSGGMRQRVMIAMALALDPKVLIADEPTTALDVTVQAQIMDLLADLRRDLNMAMILITHDLGVVAGVADRIAVMYAGRIVEHAHVRSLYRAPAHPYTKGLLESIPRLDVRGQALSTIKGLPPNLMRIPSGCPFHPRCPYVQQVCVDVVPHDLVLGDGRTSACHFAQEVRDDSAR
- the purH gene encoding bifunctional phosphoribosylaminoimidazolecarboxamide formyltransferase/IMP cyclohydrolase yields the protein MSSTEDVRRPIKRALVSVYDKTGLVELARALHEAGVEIVSTGSTASTISGAGVPVTPVEQVTGFPEILDGRVKTLHPKIHGGLLADLRKDAHAAQLDEHGIAGIDLLVSNLYPFQATVASGASQDECVEQIDIGGPAMVRAAAKNHASVAVVTDPAAYPALRDALAEGGFTLAQRRALAARAFADIADYDVAVAEWFARELAPAGDGWPAFAGLALRRQAVLRYGENPHQAAALYADPASPAGLAQAEQLHGKEMSYNNYVDADAAWRAANDFPEQPAVAIIKHANPCGIAVGADVAEAHRRAHACDPVSAYGGVIAVNRPVSVELARQVAEIFTEVLVAPGFDEGALEILRGKKNIRLLRAPAFDPLPAEWRQVTGGVLVQLRDRIDAPGDDPANWTLATGDAADEATLRDLAFAWRAVRAVKSNAILLAREGATVGVGMGQVNRVDSAQLAVSRAGAERARGSVCASDAFFPFADGPKILIEAGVRAIVQPGGSIRDEETIAACKEAGVTMYLTGTRHFFH
- a CDS encoding glycosyl hydrolase, translating into MSTLRWRKPATIAGALVLTVALGGVVATNHEVQEKLGLAEEPGANMPWHPREFMEMAAGESSEEAGEEAFEARTIAEQFAQARYAPGIVAPGAYANALSQLNALPATKGTWREVTKIKYDGDDPRYRDYASNSSGGAGLVTGRMTGLAADNNGFVYAAGADGGVWRSSTGGGSWTPIADALPTLSSGDVVLAADGSLWYATGEGNTGATSFVGAGVYRLADPRTGAFKATDRVGGSELESTVINKLRFFDGKVWAATNRGLFSHAMSSGSGSWKLEFAPNPSYLPGGANAGEANAAYKNIVNDVAGDPRNAKHVVVASAWRSGDTYNGFYETADYTAGGWAKVNPTGSIPADDIGYVTFAFSADGGKLYAINQSPKLLNKPAGNVNSYLDGIYVSNNGNPAGPWSKIADSSKLGNSGSALKQTVIGKGYGPGIQAWYNQFLTVDPADPNHVWAGLEEVYESYDAGANWKTVGPYWNFGFACWNIYDAQNKCSKTTHSDQHSVAVGNGFVYVGNDGGVYRRPVHGKTDKDGHATDWQSLNDGTIDALQYYSVALGRDPAKAGTIVSGGLQDNGTSILRPGDTVMGSHFGGDGGDSQADPANGCRQVQEYTNLAMRVTENCNANPGPGTAETSTSRDIQPYTSSPGDEPARFIAPFAPDDHDANVWVAGGQHVWVNTKGYSIKDGKGWTNVFNLGAGHTATSVAVSGGTAYVGWCGPCNNAGFARGLAVGKVTDPSSWHQVTLPGDFPNRFLQGVGIDPANPSHAFVAVNGFSRRFTEGPGAGYGHVFETTDAGATWKDVSANLPDVPASSIKELSTGALVLATDLATFYRAPGATDWQRLGAGLPLTVGMDVEYNAADNSIYVATHGRGIWAFGLAQL
- a CDS encoding DUF4190 domain-containing protein, whose product is MQPGYPGQDPHGQQPNQDPTSPQYDPYAQPPQAPQYGQQPTSGQPYGQDPYAQPPQYGQQPTSGQPYGQPTSGQPYGQPTSGQPYGQPTSGQPYGQDPYAQQQPYGAAPQYPAAGYPTGGGQNNTLGLIGMIAGIASIVLGLCCPLIGIPAGVAGIVLGVMGQKKVQAGEANNAGQAKAALICGGIGVVIGIINAIAGAAINLSNLGS
- a CDS encoding ABC transporter ATP-binding protein, with amino-acid sequence MTAPASPTKVRGETILSVDNLVKHFPISRGVLFQKQIGAVKAVDGVSFELRRGETLGVVGESGCGKSTLARLLMRLETPTSGRATLEGRDLFKASGSELRRLRRNMQMVMQDPYTSLNPRMTVGDIIGEPFEIHPDAAPKGSKRQRVQELLDVVGLNPEHVNRYPHQFSGGQRQRIGIARALALRPEVIVCDEPVSALDVSIQAQVINLLEQLQDEFGLSYIFIAHDLSVVRHISDRVAVMYLGKIVEIGTEEEIYERATHPYTQALLSAVPVPDPDAREDRNIIRLTGDVPSPADPPSGCRFRTRCWKAQEVCATQEPHTVRRAADPHPSACHFAEVRPGA